In Papio anubis isolate 15944 chromosome 20, Panubis1.0, whole genome shotgun sequence, a single window of DNA contains:
- the NOSIP gene encoding nitric oxide synthase-interacting protein isoform X3: MTRHGKNCTAGAVYTYHEKKKDTAASGYGTQNIRLSRDAVKDFDCCCLSLQPCHDPVVTPDGYLYEREAILEYILHQKKEIARQMKAYEKQRGTRREEQKELQRAASQDHVRGFLEKESAIVSRPLNPFTAKALSGTSPDDAQPGPSVGPPSKDKDKVLPSFWIPSLTPEAKATKLEKPVSPHSAPARTVPGRQGPPASFSRTGTTRSPPAPALPTEPASLRPLQSRTVTCPMSGKPLRMSDLTPVHFTPLDSSVDRVGLITRSERYVCAVTRDSLSNATPCAVLRPSGAVVTLECVEKLIRKDMVDPVTGDKLTDRDIIVLQRGGTGFAGSGVKLQAEKSRPVMQA; the protein is encoded by the exons ATGACACGGCACGGCAAGAACTGCACCGCGGGGGCCGTCTACACCTACCACGAGAAGAAGAAGGACACAG CGGCCTCAGGCTATGGGACCCAGAACATTCGATTGAGCCGGGATGCCGTGAAGGACTTCGACTGCTGTTGTCTGTCCCTGCAGCCTTGCCACGATCCTGTTGTCAC CCCAGATGGCTACCTGTATGAGCGTGAGGCCATCCTGGAGTACATTCTGCACCAGAAGAAGGAGATCGCCCGGCAGATGAAG GCCTACGAGAAGCAGCGGGGCACCCGGCGGGAGGAGCAGAAGGAGCTTCAGCGGGCGGCCTCGCAGGACCATGTGCggggcttcctggagaaggagtCCGCCATCGTAAGCCGGCCTCTCAACCCTTTCACAGCCAAGGCCCTCTCGGGCACCAGCCCAG ATGATGCCCAACCTGGGCCCAGTGTGGGTCCTCCAAGTAAGGACAAGGACAAAGTGCTGCCCAGCTTCTGGATCCCGTCACTGACGCCCGAAGCCAAGGCCACCAAGCTGGAGAAGCCGGTGAGCCCCCACAGCGCCCCTGCACGCACTGTGCCAGGGCGCCAGGGTCCCCCAGCGTCCTTCTCACGCACAGGGACCACCCGCTCTCCACCTGCGCCAGCCCTGCCTACTGAGCCTGCCTCTCTCCGCCCCTTGCAGTCCCGCACGGTGACCTGCCCCATGTCGGGGAAGCCCCTGCGCATGTCAGACCTGACGCCCGTGCACTTCACACCACTCGACAGCTCCGTGGACCGCGTGGGGCTCATCACGCGCAGCGAGCGCTACGTGTGCGCCGTGACCCGCGACAGCCTGAGCAACGCCACCCCCTGCGCTGTGCTGCGGCCCTC TGGGGCTGTGGTCACCCTCGAATGCGTGGAGAAGCTGATTCGGAAGGACATGGTGGACCCTGTGACTGGAGACAAACTCACAGACCGTGACATCATCGTGCTGCAGCGG GGCGGTACCGGCTTCGCGGGCTCCGGAGTAAAGCTGCAAGCGGAGAAATCGCGGCCGGTGATGCAGGCCTGA
- the NOSIP gene encoding nitric oxide synthase-interacting protein isoform X1 has protein sequence MPSAGRKWAERRGKTVLLSGVGAQLKKRPRDREWFGRMTRHGKNCTAGAVYTYHEKKKDTAASGYGTQNIRLSRDAVKDFDCCCLSLQPCHDPVVTPDGYLYEREAILEYILHQKKEIARQMKAYEKQRGTRREEQKELQRAASQDHVRGFLEKESAIVSRPLNPFTAKALSGTSPDDAQPGPSVGPPSKDKDKVLPSFWIPSLTPEAKATKLEKPVSPHSAPARTVPGRQGPPASFSRTGTTRSPPAPALPTEPASLRPLQSRTVTCPMSGKPLRMSDLTPVHFTPLDSSVDRVGLITRSERYVCAVTRDSLSNATPCAVLRPSGAVVTLECVEKLIRKDMVDPVTGDKLTDRDIIVLQRGGTGFAGSGVKLQAEKSRPVMQA, from the exons GATGACACGGCACGGCAAGAACTGCACCGCGGGGGCCGTCTACACCTACCACGAGAAGAAGAAGGACACAG CGGCCTCAGGCTATGGGACCCAGAACATTCGATTGAGCCGGGATGCCGTGAAGGACTTCGACTGCTGTTGTCTGTCCCTGCAGCCTTGCCACGATCCTGTTGTCAC CCCAGATGGCTACCTGTATGAGCGTGAGGCCATCCTGGAGTACATTCTGCACCAGAAGAAGGAGATCGCCCGGCAGATGAAG GCCTACGAGAAGCAGCGGGGCACCCGGCGGGAGGAGCAGAAGGAGCTTCAGCGGGCGGCCTCGCAGGACCATGTGCggggcttcctggagaaggagtCCGCCATCGTAAGCCGGCCTCTCAACCCTTTCACAGCCAAGGCCCTCTCGGGCACCAGCCCAG ATGATGCCCAACCTGGGCCCAGTGTGGGTCCTCCAAGTAAGGACAAGGACAAAGTGCTGCCCAGCTTCTGGATCCCGTCACTGACGCCCGAAGCCAAGGCCACCAAGCTGGAGAAGCCGGTGAGCCCCCACAGCGCCCCTGCACGCACTGTGCCAGGGCGCCAGGGTCCCCCAGCGTCCTTCTCACGCACAGGGACCACCCGCTCTCCACCTGCGCCAGCCCTGCCTACTGAGCCTGCCTCTCTCCGCCCCTTGCAGTCCCGCACGGTGACCTGCCCCATGTCGGGGAAGCCCCTGCGCATGTCAGACCTGACGCCCGTGCACTTCACACCACTCGACAGCTCCGTGGACCGCGTGGGGCTCATCACGCGCAGCGAGCGCTACGTGTGCGCCGTGACCCGCGACAGCCTGAGCAACGCCACCCCCTGCGCTGTGCTGCGGCCCTC TGGGGCTGTGGTCACCCTCGAATGCGTGGAGAAGCTGATTCGGAAGGACATGGTGGACCCTGTGACTGGAGACAAACTCACAGACCGTGACATCATCGTGCTGCAGCGG GGCGGTACCGGCTTCGCGGGCTCCGGAGTAAAGCTGCAAGCGGAGAAATCGCGGCCGGTGATGCAGGCCTGA